In Cryptomeria japonica chromosome 10, Sugi_1.0, whole genome shotgun sequence, a genomic segment contains:
- the LOC131039288 gene encoding S-locus-specific glycoprotein S13-like, translating into MSPSLLKWRRSIRQPDYFIYKSENIIVKKYRNAIVIEMARKYLFLAITLIITANYCSAVAMNGGATLLMGSSLSGSQTIISKNGTFALGFFNPRGTNNWYTGIWYAPIPQKAIVWVANRDNPVRNMPGVLKFSRGGQLTLFDRNGRSVWSTDNGQKGSGAVITDSGNFIVLDAKLWKGMSFAHPTDTLLPDAKLWKGMTLTSWKSSSDPESGLYSFRMNTSPGKTELMMLFNNTVPYWSSGECIGHNYFTKVPELEGQKKVQTSCVRLSPSRIYINFSINPIDRMIKGRFVLNENGDFELFFWMDDGRWSLRWSTYRCQCSNYKICGSYGLCNTNDVCSCVQGFTPKHDSQGWWSTGCARGKPLECSVTEGTTDGFLEATNQYLPEKEAVLINNEPTQQGCRTACLHNCSCTAFAFADSDPPVCKLWFGDLFGMRVSSSEGKSVFVRLAASELPHFISEQSNKTPALTILLSAGASILVFVSCRPHIFSGNVEVCRRKTLKRRSLCRSECSVTKSCELQRRISSISWVVEHSALFSKELCQTTGLLRLRD; encoded by the coding sequence ATGTCGCCATCGTTATTGAAATGGCGAAGAAGTATTAGGCAGCCtgattattttatatataaatcGGAAAATATAATTGTTAAGAAATATAGAAACGCCATCGTTATTGAAATGGCGAGGAAGTATTTGTTTCTAGCAATTACTCTGATTATTACAGCCAATTATTGCAGTGCAGTAGCAATGAATGGCGGAGCCACGCTTTTAATGGGTTCTTCCCTCTCAGGAAGTCAGACCATAATTTCAAAAAATGGTACGTTTGCATTGGGATTTTTCAATCCAAGGGGAACGAATAATTGGTATACTGGCATCTGGTATGCCCCAATCCCTCAGAAGGCCATTGTATGGGTGGCTAACAGAGACAATCCTGTCAGAAATATGCCCGGCGTTCTCAAATTTTCGAGAGGCGGTCAGCTCACATTGTTTGATAGAAATGGCCGTTCCGTTTGGTCGACTGATAATGGCCAGAAAGGATCAGGGGCTGTGATAACGGACTCTGGTAATTTCATTGTGCTGGACGCGAAGCTGTGGAAAGGAATGAGTTTCGCGCATCCGACAGATACATTGTTGCCTGACGCGAAGCTGTGGAAAGGAATGACACTAACTTCCTGGAAGAGTTCTTCAGATCCTGAAAGTGGGCTCTACTCTTTCCGAATGAACACGTCTCCAGGAAAGACGGAGTTGATGATGTTGTTTAACAATACCGTTCCATATTGGTCCAGTGGAGAATGTATTGGACACAATTATTTTACTAAGGTTCCAGAATTGGAAGGTCAGAAGAAAGTTCAAACGTCGTGTGTGAGGCTTTCTCCTTCAAGAATATACATTAACTTTAGCATAAACCCGATAGATCGTATGATCAAGGGGCGGTTCGTATTAAATGAGAACGGCGATTTTGAACTTTTCTTCTGGATGGATGATGGTAGATGGAGTCTGAGGTGGTCAACATACCGATGTCAATGCAGTAACTATAAAATCTGCGGGTCCTATGGACTGTGCAATACGAATGATGTGTGTAGTTGTGTCCAGGGCTTCACACCTAAGCACGACTCTCAAGGTTGGTGGTCAACTGGGTGTGCTCGGGGAAAACCCCTTGAATGCTCTGTCACGGAGGGCACAACCGACGGCTTCTTGGAAGCCACGAACCAGTACTTGCCTGAAAAAGAAGCTGTCTTAATCAACAATGAGCCAACACAGCAAGGCTGCCGGACAGCTTGTCTCCACAATTGCTCCTGCACAGCCTTTGCTTTCGCTGATTCTGATCCACCCGTCTGCAAATTGTGGTTTGGAGATTTATTCGGTATGAGGGTTTCGTCGTCCGAGGGTAAATCCGTCTTCGTTAGACTGGCTGCTTCTGAGTTACCACACTTCATATCAGAGCAAAGcaacaaaacccctgcacttacaATTTTACTTTCTGCCGGCGCATCAATTTTGGTTTTTGTCTCCTGTCGACCGCATATATTCTCTGGAAACGTCGAGGTCTGTCGAAGAAAAACGTTGAAGAGGAGGTCCCTTTGTCGCTCAGAATGTTCAGTTACAAAGAGCTGCGAATTGCAACGGAGAATTTCAAGCATAAGCTGGGTAGTGGAGCATTCGGCTCTGTTTTCAAAGGAACTCTGCCAGACAACAGGCCTGTTGCGGTTAAGAGATTAG
- the LOC131859241 gene encoding G-type lectin S-receptor-like serine/threonine-protein kinase At2g19130: MPNGSLNSFLFSQSEDAEKVLDWKTRFEIALGTARGLVYLHEECRDRIIHCDIKPENILLDSDLSPKVADFGLAKLVGRDFSRVLTTTRGTLGYLAPEWISGLPITPKVDVYSFGMTLLEIISGRRNLDLKVEESRLYFPTWASSQIQRGNIKDIVDARIAGEANI, translated from the coding sequence ATGCCCAATGGTTCTCTAAACTCCTTCCTCTTCTCTCAGTCGGAAGACGCAGAGAAGGTGTTGGATTGGAAGACCAGGTTTGAGATCGCACTGGGTACTGCACGAGGATTAGTTTATCTGCATGAGGAATGCAGGGATCGCATCATTCATTGCGATATCAAGCCTGAAAACATTCTCCTCGACAGCGACTTGAGCCCAAAGGTAGCAGATTTTGGGCTAGCGAAGTTGGTAGGTAGAGATTTCAGCCGTGTACTGACGACCACAAGAGGAACTCTTGGATACTTGGCTCCCGAGTGGATCTCCGGCCTTCCTATCACTCCCAAGGTGGACGTATATAGCTTTGGCATGACCTTGTTGGAAATTATTTCTGGCCGAAGAAATTTGGATTTAAAGGTGGAGGAAAGTAGGTTGTACTTTCCTACCTGGGCTTCATCTCAAATTCAGAGGGGAAACATAAAAGACATTGTGGATGCAAGGATAGCAGGCGAGGCAAATATCTAA